In Rhodamnia argentea isolate NSW1041297 chromosome 4, ASM2092103v1, whole genome shotgun sequence, the following proteins share a genomic window:
- the LOC115732078 gene encoding disease resistance protein L6-like, translated as MGFNGGQALVAILTLAVGGLVLRQLKKSKRRNSESTSRMDGGSGEENEALRGDSESTSRTENASGEEYDVFLSFRGPDTRNGFTDWLYYGLRGAGIRVFLDSDELEDGERISKILKAVDESQIYIPIFSPNFASSPWCLREVECMVERTSNSDGKKKIIPIFYEVKADDVKLRTDLYRKAIRKLEKMKKFGSDELKRWESALKTVGGIIGRELNGKRQGEQIESIVEEVCRKLNTRHVIVTDHLVEDNARMEAIMKLLDVSSGGVRFVGIHGIGGVGKTTLAKVMFNKLSFHFERCSFVEDIRSSSQPHGGLLELQKKLLSDLASHGIANQIKDVDSGIRMIKKVLSNKEVLIVLDDLDSKEQLEKLAGKSDWFCSGSRIIITTRDESILTTQVDSSSKKVLNQPEGILCYEVHEMRSDLALQLFYKHAFRSDSAVEEYEALSRQIVRSVGMLPLAVAVIGSNLFDWGKDLGHLEKIQVWDETLKKLKEGPFEDVRDTLMISYERLEGKQQEVFLDIACFFINVDRTYPVIMWKDCGYFPTIAIRVLSQRSLIKIRDGNRFWMHDQVRDFGRYIVLQVYSRKFCRLWISEDALKLLEGKKKNEDAEALSLTSDGCNRSIASEELAALPNLRFLRVKGVDLFGNFENLLSNLRWFSWEIMHKVLYAESFHFANLVVLDLSRSDIEDDWGGWSQIQMTRKLKVLDLSDCTKLRRTPDFSNFTSLETLVLARCSNLITIHPSISKLQLLETLNIKGCSCLGELPEEISSLQSLKQIIMPQNFQPLKLPERFGDLKSLLSLRLSYHPKICKLPDSIGGAVNLTCLTLRECVGIKELPSSIGELQMLVELDISSSSIVELPDSIGKLKKLKVLSLCRTKIREIPRTIGGLEMLEGLYAHQSRDPTDKNLEEIGKLRHLKTLNLAFTSVSRLPAEISGLDLQKLEVGSIELQQVPALPSSLKFLAVRALDFSLVPDPSCITGLEHLELQRLSSSTNIPRSTWQDYHSKIEAASMREQLSYQLPSHLSTLKLRGISPLPHFSNLSKLTVLHVIDCAISHLPVDLGLTHLRELFIRRCKSLEKIPGLSLLRSLERLELEGLSRLVEIQGLSELESLQYFRISSCDLIGQLPNLSKLGKLQHLDLEACPNLRPIEGIEGLESWVLDTCGHTILERLLDISRSTWLSHKLSMYDVFLSSKGVDTHRSIVSYLHDWMFHNQISVYSSLDDYRSKEGIGEKILQALASSNIYIPVFSRNYASSHWCLRELACMVKCTAESKGKRRILPIFFDVEIDDVKLETNLYNNALDKHGMNFDHNEVKSWKEALIEVAAMRGFVLKNNSYEEVLQLVVAEVYKARKSLDGDS; from the exons ATGGGATTCAATGGAGGTCAGGCTCTAGTCGCCATTCTCACTTTGGCTGTAGGAGGACT GGTCCTGAGACAGCTCAAGAAATCAAAGAGGAGGAACTCGGAATCAACCTCGAGAATGGACGGTGGGTCTGGAGAAGAGAACGAGGCATTAAGGGGGGACTCGGAGTCAACGTCAAGAACGGAAAATGCGTCTGGAGAAGAGTACGATGTGTTCTTGAGTTTTCGGGGACCAGATACTCGCAATGGATTCACCGATTGGCTCTATTATGGCTTGAGAGGTGCCGGAATTCGCGTTTTCCTCGACAGTGACGAACTTGAAGATGGTGAAAGAATCAGTAAAATTTTAAAGGCAGTTGATGAGTCTCAAATCTATATACCCATCTTCTCTCCAAACTTCGCTTCCAGTCCATGGTGTCTTCGTGAGGTAGAATGCATGGTAGAACGCACCTCGAATTCAGATGGGAAGAAAAAGATCATCCCCATTTTCTATGAAGTGAAGGCTGATGATGTGAAGCTCAGAACTGATTTATACAGAAAAGCCATACGCAAGCtcgagaagatgaagaagtttgGCTCCGATGAATTGAAGCGATGGGAAAGTGCCCTCAAAACGGTTGGAGGTATAATTGGACGTGAACTCAATGGCAAACG CCAAGGAGAACAAATTGAATCGATTGTTGAAGAGGTTTGCCGTAAGCTTAATACAAGACACGTAATTGTGACTGACCATTTGGTTGAAGATAATGCTCGTATGGAAGCCATAATGAAATTGTTGGATGTTAGCTCTGGTGGTGTACGTTTTGTTGGTATCCACGGCATTGGTGGTGTTGGAAAAACAACTCTTGCCAAAGTCATGTTCAACAAACTATCTTTTCACTTTGAACGCTGTAGTTTCGTTGAAGATATTCGCTCATCGTCACAACCTCATGGTGGTCTTTTAGAATTGCAGAAAAAGCTCTTATCAGATTTGGCCAGTCATGGGATTGCTAACCAAATTAAAGATGTTGACAGTGGGATCAGGATGATAAAAAAAGTACTGAGTAATAAAGAAGTACTTATTGTTCTTGATGATCTAGACAGCAAAGAGCAACTCGAAAAACTCGCTGGAAAATCTGATTGGTTTTGTTCTGGTAGCAGAATCATTATCACAACTAGGGATGAAAGCATCCTGACGACTCAAGTGGACTCATCCAGTAAAAAGGTCCTTAACCAACCTGAAGGAATTCTGTGCTATGAAGTTCATGAAATGAGATCTGATTTAGCTCTTCAGTTGTTTTATAAGCATGCATTCAGAAGTGATTCTGCTGTGGAAGAATATGAAGCTCtttcaagacaaattgttcGTTCGGTGGGCATGCTTCCTTTGGCTGTAGCTGTGATAGGGTCCAATCTTTTTGACTGGGGCAAAGATTTGGGGCATTTGGAGAAAATACAAGTATGGGATGAGACACTGAAGAAGTTAAAGGAAGGTCCTTTTGAGGATGTCCGAGATACATTAATGATAAGTTATGAACGATTAGAGGGCAAGCAACAAGAAGTTTTTCTCGATATAGCGTGCTTTTTCATCAATGTGGACAGAACTTATCCGGTTATCATGTGGAAGGATTGTGGATACTTTCCCACCATTGCAATAAGGGTTCTCTCTCAAAGGTCCTTGATCAAAATTAGAGATGGTAATAGgttttggatgcatgaccaagttCGTGACTTTGGAAGGTATATTGTTCTTCAAGTGTATTCTCGCAAGTTTTGTAGGCTGTGGATTTCTGAGGATGCCCTAAAGCTACTGGAAGGAAAAAAG AAAAATGAAGATGCGGAAGCACTAAGCTTGACTTCCGATGGCTGCAACCGCAGCATTGCATCTGAAGAATTAGCTGCTCTACCAAACCTAAGGTTCCTTCGAGTGAAAGGCGTTGACCTTTTTGGCAACTTCGAGAATCTTCTTTCGAATCTAAGATGGTTTTCTTGGGAAATTATGCATAAGGTACTTTATGCGGAGagttttcattttgctaatttGGTCGTGCTAGACCTTTCAAGAAGTGATATCGAAGATGACTGGGGTGGGTGGAGCCAAATCCAG atgacaagaaaattaaaagttctggATTTATCGGATTGCACAAAGTTGAGGAGGACACCCGACTTCTCTAATTTCACGTCTTTGGAGACGTTAGTACTTGCTCGGTGTTCCAATTTGATCACAATTCACCCCtccatttctaaacttcaactCCTAGAGACTTTGAATATCAAAGGGTGTAGTTGTCTTGGGGAGTTGCCTGAAGAAATCAGTTCTCTACAATCTTTGAAGCAGATCATcatgccccaaaattttcaacccTTGAAGCTTCCGGAGAGATTTGGCGATTTGAAATCTTTGTTGAGTTTAAGATTAAGCTACCACCCTAAAATATGCAAACTTCCGGACTCAATTGGAGGGGCGGTGAATCTCACATGCTTAACTTTACGTGAATGCGTGGGAATAAAGGAACTTCCCAGCTCAATTGGGGAGTTGCAAATGTTGGTAGAATTGGATATATCAAGCTCAAGCATAGTTGAACTGCCCGATTCTATCGGAAAGTTAAAGAAACTAAAGGTGTTGAGTTTATGTAGAACGAAGATAAGGGAGATTCCTCGAACTATTGGAGGACTGGAGATGCTTGAAGGTTTATATGCCCATCAATCCCGGGATCCGACGGATAAAAACTTGGAGGAAATTGGGAAGCTACGTCATTTGAAGACATTGAACTTAGCATTTACTAGTGTTTCTAGATTGCCTGCAGAGATAAGTGGTCTTGATCTCCAAAAACTTGAAGTGGGTTCGATTGAGCTTCAACAAGTGCCGGCTCTTCCATCAAGTTTGAAATTCCTTGCGGTTCGGGCTCTAGACTTCTCTCTTGTCCCCGACCCTTCATGCATCACCGGTTTGGAACATCTGGAATTACAAAGATTGAGCAGTTCTACAAATATACCTCGCTCTACTTGGCAGGACTATCATTCAAAAATTGAAGCAGCTTCGATGAGAGAGCAACTGTCCTATCAGCTTCCATCTCATTTGTCGACCTTGAAACTTAGAGGTATTAGTCCGCTGCCACACTTTTCCAACTTATCAAAATTGACAGTTCTGCATGTAATTGACTGTGCAATCTCACACCTACCCGTCGATCTAGGCCTAACACATTTAAGGGAACTGTTCATACGTAGATGTAAATCCCTTGAGAAAATACCTGGTTTGTCACTCTTGAGGAGTCTAGAGCGCTTGGAATTGGAGGGCTTGAGTAGGCTAGTTGAGATTCAAGGTTTGTCTGAACTGGAATCTTTGCAATACTTCCGTATTTCCAGTTGTGATTTAATAGGACAGTTACCCAATTTATCCAAGTTGGGTAAGCTACAGCATCTAGATCTAGAAGCTTGTCCAAATTTACGACCCATCGAGGGCATCGAGGGCTTAGAAAGCTGGGTGTTGGATACTTGTGGTCACACTATCCTGGAAAGATTGTTGGACATCTCCAGATCGACCTGGCTTTCCCACAAATTATCTATGTACGACGTGTTTCTGAGTTCTAAGGGAGTAGACACGCATCGAAGCATTGTCAGTTATCTTCACGATTGGATGTTCCACAATCAAATTTCTGTTTACAGTAGTCTCGATGACTATAGGTCCAAAGAAGGGATTGGGGAAAAGATTCTGCAAGCACTTGCTAGCTCCAATATCTACATACCCGTCTTCTCTAGAAACTATGCTTCCAGTCATTGGTGTCTCCGCGAACTTGCCTGCATGGTAAAATGTACAGCAGAatcaaaggggaaaagaagaatcCTCCCCATTTTCTTCGATGTGGAAATTGATGATGTTAAGCTCGAAACTAATTTATATAACAATGCCCTTGACAAGCATGGGATGAACTTCGACCACAATGAAGTGAAGTCGTGGAAAGAGGCCTTAATTGAGGTTGCAGCAATGAGGGGTTTCGTCTTGAAAAATAATAG CTACGAAGAAGTACTTCAATTGGTCGTTGCAGAGGTTTATAAAGCAAGGAAATCGTTAGACGGTGACTCCTGA